The Deinococcus radiopugnans ATCC 19172 nucleotide sequence ATCCAGCTTGTCCGTTTTTCCTCTCCTCAACGTACTTTTCGCAAAGAATTTAATCTGCGCCGCATTCACAACGCTGACGGCATAGCCAGCGTCATGCAGGGTCATCGCTCCCCGCTCCCAGTACACACTGGTTGATTCCATCACCACCGAGAGATCTTCCCGGACAGCAACCGATTTTGCCAGCCACACGACAAGCTGTTCATGCCCCTTCGCGGTATTCGCAACGGTTTTGACGCCACCGATCCGTGTCAGGGACCCAGGCCCATGAACCTGGAGGAGGCAGGCGTACCGTTCACTTTTGCCGACA carries:
- a CDS encoding IS110 family transposase; protein product: MFVPGLDVGKSERYACLLQVHGPGSLTRIGGVKTVANTAKGHEQLVVWLAKSVAVREDLSVVMESTSVYWERGAMTLHDAGYAVSVVNAAQIKFFAKSTLRRGKTDKLDAEMIARYGAVMQPARWLPPEADLVELRALLHARGTIVELLTLEAGRHDAMDHQYQLHSKAVGFCEARQKLLEQQ